A genomic segment from Bos mutus isolate GX-2022 chromosome 27, NWIPB_WYAK_1.1, whole genome shotgun sequence encodes:
- the MFHAS1 gene encoding malignant fibrous histiocytoma-amplified sequence 1 isoform X2 — protein MAGTDSGNLKTVRLWRDAALRARKLRSNLRQLTLSSAGGCPGTDQLDSPDAPQLLLPANIGDIEVLNLGNNGLEEVPDGLGSALGSLRVLILRRNRFAQLPQAVAELGHHLTELDVSHNRLSVLGAEAVGALRELRKLNLSHNQLPALPAQLGALVHLEELDVSFNRLAHLPDSFAGLSRLRTLDVDHNQLTAFPRQLLQLVALEELDVSSNRLRGLPEDISALRALKILWLSGAELGTLPSGFCELASLESLMLDNNGLRALPAQFSRLQRLKMLNLSSNLLEEFPAALLPLAGLEELYLSRNQLTSVPSLISGLGRLLTLWLDNNRIRYLPDSIVELTGLEELVLQGNQIAVLPDNFGQLSRVGLWKIKDNPLIQPPYEVCMKGIPYIAAYQKELAHSQPAVQPRLKLLLMGQKAAGKTLLRHCLTEDRVEGKLGGGGQEKTYPPSPPPGSKGIEVTSWTADASRGLRFIVYDLAGDERYEVIQPFFLSPGALYVLVVNLATYEPLRFPTTVGSFLHRVEARVPHAVVCIVGTHADLCGEQELEEKCLDIHRQIALQEKHDAEGLSRLAQVVDEALARDFELRSASPHAAYYGVSDKNLRRRKAHFQYLLNHRLQILSPVLPVSCRDPRQLQRLRDKLLSVAEHREIFPNLHRVLPRSWQVLEELHFQPPQAQRLWLSWWDSARLGLQAGLTEDRLQSALSYLHESGKLLYFEDSPALKEHVFHNLSRLIDILNVFFQRDPSLLLHKLLLGTSGEAEAEGRAESSPLMAPPAPSQDALRATQLHHYVEGFLLHGLLPAHVIRLLLKPHVQAQQDLQLLLELLEKMGLCYCLNKAKGKPLNGSTAWYKFPCYVQNEVPHAEAWINGTNLAGQSFVAEQLQIEYSFPFTFPPGLFARYSVQINNHVVHRSDGKLQIFAYRGKVPVVVSYRPAKGVLQPDTLSIASHASLPNIWTAWQAITPLVEELNVLLQEWPGLHYTVHILCSKCLKRGSPNPHAFPGLLKCLCCA, from the coding sequence ATGGCAGGGACGGACAGCGGGAACCTGAAGACGGTGAGGCTGTGGCGGGACGCCGCCCTGCGCGCCAGGAAGCTGCGGAGCAACCTGCGCCAGCTCACCCTCAGCTCGGCCGGGGGCTGCCCGGGAACCGACCAGCTCGACTCCCCTGATGCCCCCCAGCTCCTGCTCCCGGCCAACATCGGGGACATTGAGGTGCTGAACCTGGGGAACAACGGCCTGGAGGAGGTGCCCGACGGGCTGGGCTCGGCGCTGGGCAGCCTCCGTGTCCTGATCCTGCGCCGGAACCGCTTTGCCCAGCTGCCCCAGGCAGTGGCCGAGCTGGGACACCACCTCACGGAGCTGGACGTGAGCCACAACCGGCTGAGCGTCCTGGGCGCCGAGGCGGTGGGCGCCCTGCGCGAGCTGCGGAAGCTCAACCTCAGCCACAACCAGCTCCCTGCCCTGCCAGCCCAGCTGGGTGCGCTGGTCCACCTGGAAGAGCTGGACGTCAGCTTCAACCGGCTGGCGCACCTGCCCGACTCCTTCGCCGGCCTCTCTCGCCTGCGCACCCTCGACGTGGACCATAACCAGCTCACGGCTTTTCCCCGGCAGCTCCTGCAGCTGGTGGCCCTGGAGGAGCTGGACGTGTCCAGCAACCGGCTGCGGGGCCTCCCCGAGGATATCAGTGCCCTGCGTGCCCTCAAGATCCTCTGGCTGAGTGGGGCTGAGCTTGGCACCCTGCCGAGCGGTTTCTGCGAGCTGGCCAGCCTGGAGAGCCTCATGCTGGACAACAACGGGCTTCGGGCTCTGCCCGCCCAGTTCAGCCGCCTGCAGCGACTCAAAATGCTCAATCTCTCCTCCAACCTCCTGGAGGAGTTCCCGGCCGCCCTGCTGCCCCTGGCTGGCCTGGAGGAGCTCTACCTTAGTCGCAACCAGCTCACCTCGGTGCCATCCCTGATCTCGGGCCTGGGCCGTCTTCTCACCCTGTGGCTGGATAACAACCGGATCCGCTACCTGCCCGATTCCATCGTCGAGCTCACCGGCCTGGAGGAGCTTGTCCTGCAGGGGAACCAGATTGCCGTGCTGCCAGACAACTTTGGCCAGCTCTCCCGCGTGGGCCTGTGGAAGATCAAGGACAACCCTCTGATCCAGCCCCCCTACGAGGTCTGTATGAAGGGGATCCCGTACATCGCCGCCTACCAGAAGGAGCTGGCTCATTCCCAGCCGGCGGTCCAGCCGCGCCTCAAACTGCTTCTGATGGGTCAGAAGGCGGCAGGAAAGACCCTTCTCCGGCACTGCCTCACTGAGGACAGAGTGGAGGGGAAGCTTGGAGGAGGGGGCCAGGAGAAGACCTACCCGCCTTCACCGCCTCCCGGGAGCAAGGGCATCGAGGTGACCAGCTGGACGGCGGATGCGTCCCGGGGCCTGCGGTTCATCGTGTATGACCTAGCCGGGGATGAACGCTACGAGGTGATCCAGcccttcttcctctccccaggGGCCCTGTACGTGCTGGTGGTGAACTTGGCCACCTACGAGCCGCTCCGCTTTCCCACCACCGTGGGCTCTTTCTTGCATCGGGTGGAGGCCCGGGTGCCCCACGCCGTGGTGTGCATCGTGGGCACCCACGCTGACCTGTGCGGggagcaggagctggaggagaagtGTCTGGACATCCACCGCCAGATCGCCCTGCAGGAGAAGCACGACGCCGAGGGGCTGAGCCGTCTGGCCCAGGTGGTGGACGAGGCGCTGGCCCGGGACTTTGAGCTCCGCTCCGCCAGCCCTCACGCGGCCTACTACGGGGTGTCGGACAAGAACCTTCGGCGGCGCAAGGCCCACTTCCAGTACCTGCTCAACCACCGGCTGCAGATCCTCTCGCCAGTGCTGCCGGTCAGCTGCCGGGACCCGCGCCAGTTACAGCGCCTGCGCGACAAACTGCTCTCTGTGGCCGAGCACCGCGAAATCTTCCCCAACTTACATCGCGTGCTGCCGCGGTCCTGGCAGGTGCTGGAGGAGCTGCACTTTCAGCCCCCGCAGGCGCAGCGGCTCTGGCTCAGCTGGTGGGACTCGGCTCGGCTGGGGCTGCAGGCCGGGCTGACCGAGGACCGGCTGCAGAGCGCCCTCTCCTACCTGCACGAGAGCGGCAAGCTGCTGTACTTCGAGGACAGCCCGGCCCTCAAGGAGCACGTCTTCCACAACCTTTCCCGCCTCATCGACATCCTCAACGTCTTCTTCCAGAGGGACCCTTCCTTGCTACTGCACAAGCTGCTCCTGGGGACCAGCGGCGAGGCCGAGGCCGAGGGCCGGGCCGAAAGCTCCCCGCTGATGGCGCCGCCCGCCCCGAGCCAGGACGCGCTTCGGGCCACCCAGCTCCATCACTACGTGGAGGGCTTTCTGCTGCACGGGCTCCTGCCAGCCCACGTCATCCGGTTGCTGCTGAAGCCTCACGTCCAAGCTCAGCAGgacctgcagctgctgctggagCTGCTGGAGAAGATGGGACTCTGTTATTGCCTCAACAAAGCCAAGGGCAAGCCCCTGAATGGGTCCACGGCGTGGTACAAGTTCCCCTGCTACGTGCAGAACGAGGTGCCGCATGCGGAAGCCTGGATTAACGGGACCAACCTGGCCGGGCAGTCCTTTGTGGCTGAGCAGCTGCAGATTGAATACAGTTTCCCCTTCACCTTTCCACCCGGCTTGTTCGCCCGCTACAGCGTCCAGATCAACAACCACGTGGTGCACAGGTCGGATGGCAAACTTCAGATCTTCGCCTACAGGGGGAAAGTCCCGGTGGTGGTGAGCTACAGACCTGCCAAGGGGGTCCTGCAGCCGGACACCCTGTCCATTGCCAGCCACGCATCCTTACCGAACATATGGACGGCATGGCAAGCCATAACCCCCTTGGTAGAGGAACTGAATGTCCTACTTCAGGAATGGCCTGGACTGCACTACACCGTGCACATTCTCTGTTCTAAGTGCCTTAAGAGAGGGTCGCCTAATCCACACGCTTTCCCAG
- the MFHAS1 gene encoding malignant fibrous histiocytoma-amplified sequence 1 isoform X1, producing the protein MAGTDSGNLKTVRLWRDAALRARKLRSNLRQLTLSSAGGCPGTDQLDSPDAPQLLLPANIGDIEVLNLGNNGLEEVPDGLGSALGSLRVLILRRNRFAQLPQAVAELGHHLTELDVSHNRLSVLGAEAVGALRELRKLNLSHNQLPALPAQLGALVHLEELDVSFNRLAHLPDSFAGLSRLRTLDVDHNQLTAFPRQLLQLVALEELDVSSNRLRGLPEDISALRALKILWLSGAELGTLPSGFCELASLESLMLDNNGLRALPAQFSRLQRLKMLNLSSNLLEEFPAALLPLAGLEELYLSRNQLTSVPSLISGLGRLLTLWLDNNRIRYLPDSIVELTGLEELVLQGNQIAVLPDNFGQLSRVGLWKIKDNPLIQPPYEVCMKGIPYIAAYQKELAHSQPAVQPRLKLLLMGQKAAGKTLLRHCLTEDRVEGKLGGGGQEKTYPPSPPPGSKGIEVTSWTADASRGLRFIVYDLAGDERYEVIQPFFLSPGALYVLVVNLATYEPLRFPTTVGSFLHRVEARVPHAVVCIVGTHADLCGEQELEEKCLDIHRQIALQEKHDAEGLSRLAQVVDEALARDFELRSASPHAAYYGVSDKNLRRRKAHFQYLLNHRLQILSPVLPVSCRDPRQLQRLRDKLLSVAEHREIFPNLHRVLPRSWQVLEELHFQPPQAQRLWLSWWDSARLGLQAGLTEDRLQSALSYLHESGKLLYFEDSPALKEHVFHNLSRLIDILNVFFQRDPSLLLHKLLLGTSGEAEAEGRAESSPLMAPPAPSQDALRATQLHHYVEGFLLHGLLPAHVIRLLLKPHVQAQQDLQLLLELLEKMGLCYCLNKAKGKPLNGSTAWYKFPCYVQNEVPHAEAWINGTNLAGQSFVAEQLQIEYSFPFTFPPGLFARYSVQINNHVVHRSDGKLQIFAYRGKVPVVVSYRPAKGVLQPDTLSIASHASLPNIWTAWQAITPLVEELNVLLQEWPGLHYTVHILCSKCLKRGSPNPHAFPGELLSQPRPEGVAEIICPKNGSERVNVALVYPPTPTVISPCSKKNAGEKHRNQ; encoded by the coding sequence ATGGCAGGGACGGACAGCGGGAACCTGAAGACGGTGAGGCTGTGGCGGGACGCCGCCCTGCGCGCCAGGAAGCTGCGGAGCAACCTGCGCCAGCTCACCCTCAGCTCGGCCGGGGGCTGCCCGGGAACCGACCAGCTCGACTCCCCTGATGCCCCCCAGCTCCTGCTCCCGGCCAACATCGGGGACATTGAGGTGCTGAACCTGGGGAACAACGGCCTGGAGGAGGTGCCCGACGGGCTGGGCTCGGCGCTGGGCAGCCTCCGTGTCCTGATCCTGCGCCGGAACCGCTTTGCCCAGCTGCCCCAGGCAGTGGCCGAGCTGGGACACCACCTCACGGAGCTGGACGTGAGCCACAACCGGCTGAGCGTCCTGGGCGCCGAGGCGGTGGGCGCCCTGCGCGAGCTGCGGAAGCTCAACCTCAGCCACAACCAGCTCCCTGCCCTGCCAGCCCAGCTGGGTGCGCTGGTCCACCTGGAAGAGCTGGACGTCAGCTTCAACCGGCTGGCGCACCTGCCCGACTCCTTCGCCGGCCTCTCTCGCCTGCGCACCCTCGACGTGGACCATAACCAGCTCACGGCTTTTCCCCGGCAGCTCCTGCAGCTGGTGGCCCTGGAGGAGCTGGACGTGTCCAGCAACCGGCTGCGGGGCCTCCCCGAGGATATCAGTGCCCTGCGTGCCCTCAAGATCCTCTGGCTGAGTGGGGCTGAGCTTGGCACCCTGCCGAGCGGTTTCTGCGAGCTGGCCAGCCTGGAGAGCCTCATGCTGGACAACAACGGGCTTCGGGCTCTGCCCGCCCAGTTCAGCCGCCTGCAGCGACTCAAAATGCTCAATCTCTCCTCCAACCTCCTGGAGGAGTTCCCGGCCGCCCTGCTGCCCCTGGCTGGCCTGGAGGAGCTCTACCTTAGTCGCAACCAGCTCACCTCGGTGCCATCCCTGATCTCGGGCCTGGGCCGTCTTCTCACCCTGTGGCTGGATAACAACCGGATCCGCTACCTGCCCGATTCCATCGTCGAGCTCACCGGCCTGGAGGAGCTTGTCCTGCAGGGGAACCAGATTGCCGTGCTGCCAGACAACTTTGGCCAGCTCTCCCGCGTGGGCCTGTGGAAGATCAAGGACAACCCTCTGATCCAGCCCCCCTACGAGGTCTGTATGAAGGGGATCCCGTACATCGCCGCCTACCAGAAGGAGCTGGCTCATTCCCAGCCGGCGGTCCAGCCGCGCCTCAAACTGCTTCTGATGGGTCAGAAGGCGGCAGGAAAGACCCTTCTCCGGCACTGCCTCACTGAGGACAGAGTGGAGGGGAAGCTTGGAGGAGGGGGCCAGGAGAAGACCTACCCGCCTTCACCGCCTCCCGGGAGCAAGGGCATCGAGGTGACCAGCTGGACGGCGGATGCGTCCCGGGGCCTGCGGTTCATCGTGTATGACCTAGCCGGGGATGAACGCTACGAGGTGATCCAGcccttcttcctctccccaggGGCCCTGTACGTGCTGGTGGTGAACTTGGCCACCTACGAGCCGCTCCGCTTTCCCACCACCGTGGGCTCTTTCTTGCATCGGGTGGAGGCCCGGGTGCCCCACGCCGTGGTGTGCATCGTGGGCACCCACGCTGACCTGTGCGGggagcaggagctggaggagaagtGTCTGGACATCCACCGCCAGATCGCCCTGCAGGAGAAGCACGACGCCGAGGGGCTGAGCCGTCTGGCCCAGGTGGTGGACGAGGCGCTGGCCCGGGACTTTGAGCTCCGCTCCGCCAGCCCTCACGCGGCCTACTACGGGGTGTCGGACAAGAACCTTCGGCGGCGCAAGGCCCACTTCCAGTACCTGCTCAACCACCGGCTGCAGATCCTCTCGCCAGTGCTGCCGGTCAGCTGCCGGGACCCGCGCCAGTTACAGCGCCTGCGCGACAAACTGCTCTCTGTGGCCGAGCACCGCGAAATCTTCCCCAACTTACATCGCGTGCTGCCGCGGTCCTGGCAGGTGCTGGAGGAGCTGCACTTTCAGCCCCCGCAGGCGCAGCGGCTCTGGCTCAGCTGGTGGGACTCGGCTCGGCTGGGGCTGCAGGCCGGGCTGACCGAGGACCGGCTGCAGAGCGCCCTCTCCTACCTGCACGAGAGCGGCAAGCTGCTGTACTTCGAGGACAGCCCGGCCCTCAAGGAGCACGTCTTCCACAACCTTTCCCGCCTCATCGACATCCTCAACGTCTTCTTCCAGAGGGACCCTTCCTTGCTACTGCACAAGCTGCTCCTGGGGACCAGCGGCGAGGCCGAGGCCGAGGGCCGGGCCGAAAGCTCCCCGCTGATGGCGCCGCCCGCCCCGAGCCAGGACGCGCTTCGGGCCACCCAGCTCCATCACTACGTGGAGGGCTTTCTGCTGCACGGGCTCCTGCCAGCCCACGTCATCCGGTTGCTGCTGAAGCCTCACGTCCAAGCTCAGCAGgacctgcagctgctgctggagCTGCTGGAGAAGATGGGACTCTGTTATTGCCTCAACAAAGCCAAGGGCAAGCCCCTGAATGGGTCCACGGCGTGGTACAAGTTCCCCTGCTACGTGCAGAACGAGGTGCCGCATGCGGAAGCCTGGATTAACGGGACCAACCTGGCCGGGCAGTCCTTTGTGGCTGAGCAGCTGCAGATTGAATACAGTTTCCCCTTCACCTTTCCACCCGGCTTGTTCGCCCGCTACAGCGTCCAGATCAACAACCACGTGGTGCACAGGTCGGATGGCAAACTTCAGATCTTCGCCTACAGGGGGAAAGTCCCGGTGGTGGTGAGCTACAGACCTGCCAAGGGGGTCCTGCAGCCGGACACCCTGTCCATTGCCAGCCACGCATCCTTACCGAACATATGGACGGCATGGCAAGCCATAACCCCCTTGGTAGAGGAACTGAATGTCCTACTTCAGGAATGGCCTGGACTGCACTACACCGTGCACATTCTCTGTTCTAAGTGCCTTAAGAGAGGGTCGCCTAATCCACACGCTTTCCCAG